The following coding sequences lie in one Brienomyrus brachyistius isolate T26 unplaced genomic scaffold, BBRACH_0.4 scaffold27, whole genome shotgun sequence genomic window:
- the LOC125721024 gene encoding odorant receptor 131-2-like: MAGQNGSSLELNFLYYQSMTGTIDFMTTIKSSLVLSTALFFISLNLIMFVAMWSKPSFRETSRYLLFSQMLLSDSIHLGFTTLLYSCSMANINLIKVLCSMIVLVSGTTFRISPLTLAVMCLERYVAICFPLRHTDIATPGRTNIAIAVVWFLGSVNYVIDIIFLAATDAHFFTKTIYCTQERLFLAKWQFDVFQSFNGVFFVAVGIIVISTYTGIMMAARSVKAKKASRTVLLHLVQLVLCLSSFLFSSIERALSTISSALFIHLRYLNFFLLVLLPRCLSPLIYGLRDEGVRPLFLCYLRCSRWRIKPSTKH; this comes from the coding sequence ATGGCTGGCCAGAATGGTTCCTCTCTGGAGCTCAACTTCCTGTACTACCAGTCCATGACAGGGACAATAGACTTCATGACAACAATAAAATCATCTCTCGTGCTGTCCACTGCCCTATTCTTCATCTCCCTGAACCTCATCATGTTCGTTGCCATGTGGAGTAAACCCAGCTTCCGTGAGACTTCCCGCTATCttctattcagccaaatgctccTCAGTGACTCCATCCATCTGGGATTCACCACATTGCTCTACTCGTGTAGCATGGCTAACATCAACCTCATCAAGGTGCTCTGCTCCATGATCGTCCTTGTAAGCGGGACAACTTTCCGCATCTCCCCCCTGACGTTGGCTGTCATGTGTCTGGAacgttatgtggccatttgttTCCCACTCCGACACACTGACATCGCCACCCCCGGGAGAACCAATATTGCCATTGCAGTGGTCTGGTTCCTGGGCTCTGTGAACTATGTGATTGATATCATTTTTTTAGCAGCTACAGATGCCCATTTCTTCACTAAAACTATTTACTGCACACAGGAGCGCCTCTTTCTGGCCAAGTGGCAGTTTGATGTGTTCCAGAGCTTTAACGGTGTCTTTTTTGTTGCCGTGGGAATCATCGTCATCAGCACCTACACAGGCATCATGATGGCAGCCCGGTCCGTCAAGGCCAAAAAGGCCAGCAGGACGGTTCTCCTTCACCTGGTCCAGTTGGtcctctgcctctcctcctTCCTGTTCAGCAGCATCGAGAGAGCCCTATCTACAATCAGCTCAGCCCTCTTTATCCACCTGCGCTACCTGAACTTCtttctcctcgtcctcctgcccCGCTGCCTGAGCCCCCTCATCTATGGCCTGAGAGACGAAGGAGTTCGCCCCCTCTTCCTCTGTTACCTCCGCTGCAGTCGCTGGAGGATCAAACCAAGCACAAAACATTAA